The genomic stretch GAACGACAGCACCGGGTCGACCTCCATGTCGAGGCGCGACAGCTCGCCGTCGCTCAGCGACCCCTGTGTGCCGGCCCGGCAGAGGGCCTCCCACTCGGCCTCGGTCGGCAGGCGCCAGCCGTCGGCGTCCTGGTTCCAGGCCACCTGCGGGCCGTTGACGGTGTAGGCCGCCGTCAGGCCGTCGGCGGCGGACTTCGCGTTGCAGAAGATCACCGCGTCGTACCAGGTGACCGAGACGACGGGCTGGTTGGCGAGCGTGGGGTCTTCCACCTGCCCGTCGCGCCGCACCTCGTTCCACTGGCCGTTGGTCAGCTCGGTGGTCGCCACCAGCAGCGGGCGCGTGAGGGTCACCTCGTGCCGGGGCCCCTCGTCCGGCTCGCGGCCGGGTTCCGGTGCGGCGGAGCCCATGGTGTAGGAGCCGGCCTCCAGGCGCACGGTCGCGAAGGGCCAGGCCGGCAGCACCGTGAAGGTGACCGCCGCGGTCGCCGTCTCGCCCGCCGTGATCAAGCCGTCGACCCAGCCCGGCGCCGGCAGGTTCCAGCCGGGCACCCGCTCCCAGGCCACGGTGAAGGGGCCGGCGGGCACGTCGTCCAGGGTGGCGTCGCCGACGCCGGAACGGTCGTCGTCGACACCGGCCAGGCGCTTCAGCACCCAGCGGATCTGCAGGTCGTCGGGCTCGACGTCGATCGACAGCGAACCGACCGTCGGCGGCGGGTCGGCGACGTACTGGCCCGTGAAGGTGATGGAGTCCCCATCGGCCAGGGTGCGGGTCTGCGAGAGCGGCCGCGCCCAGTCCGCGATCTCGTCCCAGACGATCGTCCACGAGCCGACGGCGCGCCCGGGATAGCGTTCGTCGCCCGTACCCTCGAAGTACGCATCTGCGGGACCGGTCAGCGTCCAGCCCGCATCCAGGATGCCGGGCAGGGTGACCACCTTCACAACGCCCACGGGGGCCGGGT from bacterium encodes the following:
- a CDS encoding SUMF1/EgtB/PvdO family nonheme iron enzyme; this encodes MRHVPLFALLSMVIVLAVGCGGGGDPDPAPVGVVKVVTLPGILDAGWTLTGPADAYFEGTGDERYPGRAVGSWTIVWDEIADWARPLSQTRTLADGDSITFTGQYVADPPPTVGSLSIDVEPDDLQIRWVLKRLAGVDDDRSGVGDATLDDVPAGPFTVAWERVPGWNLPAPGWVDGLITAGETATAAVTFTVLPAWPFATVRLEAGSYTMGSAAPEPGREPDEGPRHEVTLTRPLLVATTELTNGQWNEVRRDGQVEDPTLANQPVVSVTWYDAVIFCNAKSAADGLTAAYTVNGPQVAWNQDADGWRLPTEAEWEALCRAGTQGSLSDGELSRLDMEVDPVLSFFGWSAANSDNRVKPVRALLPNPMGLHDVHGNLLEWCWDRYGETYSTAAPATDPTGPATGSNRVLRGGSFADANQRLRCAARAYLDPAATAGIVGFRPVRNAPVVKSGGE